The Brachyhypopomus gauderio isolate BG-103 chromosome 1, BGAUD_0.2, whole genome shotgun sequence genome includes the window GGGTGATCACCTCCACCATGACCCCATGGCTCCtgcgtgtggtggggggtgatCACCCCCCACCACGCCAGCAACCCGTCAGACTAAACAAACACTCGGAGGCTCAATTAGTTGTTACGTCTCAGTTAAATGACAAAACTCAAGTCAAGGCAGCACCTCTACATCTCACCGTGAGCTACAGACATGAAAACATCTGGTCCTGAACCTGGAAAAGGCCTGTAGGTTCTTACAATATTCTGCTGTGGAACTTCAACTGATCAGACCACTGTTGTGAcactgatgtgtgtgcatgtgtgagtgtgcatgtagGATAGTCTTTATATATTTATTGcaggaaggaaaaaaaacaaacaaaaaaatatctGACCAGAACCCTTCTTTTCTACATTGTTTTAAAAGTACAAAGCTGTTGGCCAGTCAGAGCAGAGCAGGaaggggcagggggcggggcagaagGAGTCTGCTCATAGCAGCACACATTTAGGCTTCTTCTTGGGCTCGGGCGGCTCCAGGGCGGCCAGTATCGCCTCGTCAAACACATTCTTTAGGCCTTTCTGTGGACACAAAGCAGGGAAGAGATGGAGACTCAATGTGGGTCACAGACAAAacaaaggagggggggggggtaacaatGAGGAGGTGAGGATCAGTGGATCAGTGCACAGAACTGCAACTGAAAATGAGCGGAGATGTAACCGTAGGGGGGGAGCAGACATGCAGgtaaaacacacattaaataataaatgaaaaGGTCCAAATCAAAGCGAGGTGAGGGACACTTGGACAAGGCAATAGGCCTTTCTGAGAAAtcaccactcacccccacaaAGAATAACACCCCAAAGTGTTAAAATAATAAAGTGGAAAAGAAGGAGCAAAGGCTCAGACACGGGGGGCTGACGAAGGGAGGAGtgtgcccccccacacacacacacacacacacacacacacacacacacacacacacacacacactgcaggacagAATCGGTCCCTTATTCCCTGTGGTATGCACTAGTCCACTGCATGTAAATGTTTAGTTTGTGGTACCACAACCGATCGGTGACATTCTGGAGTCAGAACAGatgacacacacgcactgacAATTTTAGCTGTCCTTTATTAATGGCACAAATCAGTTCACAAGATTATAGTAATTCCCAAGACAGGTATCAATGGCACCCAATTGCAAATAGTAGAGCCTTATAGCCTTATATTATGTTCAGAATTCAGTTTCTATGATACAATGATTTTAGTAGAAAATAATACACTGAAGTAAGGAATGAAGTCGGAGGTTTTAAACTGCAGTGGATTTGAGCTGCTGGGTCACAGTAGCTCTTTGCCTATGGACTCTCTCAAACAGGGCCTTACCCAGGACTGAAGAACCACACAGATGCCTACACCAACATTACCAGGAGTTAACATGGCGGAGGGGTAAATAAATGTGCATTACAGAGCACCTCCTCAGATTAGTACCGCAAGAGTGCAAAAAACAAGAAACATCTGAAAATAACAATAGTAACAATAGTAACAACTCTCTAAAACTGGAGATGACGAAAACATCTCTGTCCAGTCCAAAAACCAAATATAAATTAGGGCACAGacaaaaacactgcagtattATAAAGCAAGAAAAGAGATCACAGCAGCTTTGGGTGTCCGCTGTGAGGAAAAGGTGGGGGTTGTTTTTGGAATCAAGAGGTAAGGTGTGGGagcagcgagtgtgtgtgtgtgtgtgtgagtgtgtgtgtgtgtgtgtgtgtgtgtgtgggggggggggggggggggggggggggggtgaggaagAGCCAGCCAGCCTTTAGAATATACAGCATTTCCTCTTTCGCTGCGTTTCAGGGGGCTCGAGGGCGGCTAGGATGGCCTCATCAAATACATTCTTCAGCCCTCGCTACGAAGACAGAGGAAGGGAAGAGAAGAGGAAGCAAGGTTAGCAGTTACAGCAAACAGACCTCAGAACAAAGGGGGGAGAGGACACGCTTAAACAGGAGAGACTGGaaggagagaagggaggagagaggaggtgggaggagagaggaggtgggaggagaggggaggtgggaggagcaGCGCACGCCATCTTCTTCGCCGCAGCTACCGTCTTCCTCTGTAATGAGGAAGGAAGCTCGAGGAACCGCACGGGTGTGGAACGTAACCGACACAACAGAGACGTGCGCGTCTTGCACCAGTTCACAAGACGCTGCACAAGACCCGTAGCATTGCTGCCTGCGTTCACTTCAGCTCCAGTAACAGCCACAGGGCCAAAGCATTTCACATGGAGAGTCCTGCCAGTTTGGGAGAGCGATCTGCCACAGGGTTCAGGGTTAATCCTCGTGTTAAGTTCCTCCTTGGCATCAGTAAGGTCAGTGTGCTGAACAGGACTGTAACGCCCATGTCAAGAGGCTGTAGGCTGAGTGAGGATGTGTGCTCACCAACAGCAACGCAGACGTCCCAATCAGAAGCAAAGGCTGGTAGAACATGCAGGACTAGAGAGGCAAGTGGCCCCAGCTGCAGGAGAACCTGTAGGTGAACCTCAGCCCAACGGGGACGAGACCCCAGGGTGTCTGAGCCACTGTAACACACGCGTCCACTTTATTGActgcacgtgtacacacacacacacacacacacacacacacacacacacacacacacacacacacacacacacacacacacacacacgaagccACAACATGCAACACTACACAATTTCCACAGTTTGGTCGGTTCAGCTCCAAGAGTTGTGGTGTTATGACAACTCGACAGAAAGCTGCTCTGATCTTGGTGACACGTTTCATCATGCTGCTCGTGTGCAGAACTGCCTGGGGGAATACTCCACACACTAGCAGCGCTCAGGGCACTCGGGCTGCCGGCAGCTCATCTGGTAAGTGCAAGTCCAGGCAAACACATTCTCTATATCTTCGGAGTTGAACACAGCTAGGATTACTACTAACTATTACTACtaactattactattactactactaacttactactattaatactaactattactactactactactactactactattaactatattactactactattattactactactactaactattactactattaacTATATTACTActaactattactactactaactattactactactaactattactactaataactatattattactactaactattgctactattactactaactattactactattactactaactATTACTCCTATTACCCAGCGTCCTGGACCCTCTCAGGACCCACATCTGACCCACTACATTGACAGGACAGCCGAGACTTGAGCCCTATTCAGACGGGATTAGTTCTACACATGGAGGTGGAGTGACACCATTTTACCACAGGACGTCTGGAATATTTATGACCGATCCAAGCAGGATAACAAAAGTCTCAGTATGAATGACAGAAGGGAGCAGCTTCTTGATTTACACACTGCCATCACCTCCAAACAACCTTCACTTCATTAGATGCAGTTTGAACATGAGGAGGCTACATGATCATAGCCTGTAGCCTCTAGGCTAATGCTACACAACCACTAAACTAAAGCTGGCAGATTTGAGACTGGGATGTTGTACAACAGTCCCGATGTGTCTGTGGCACAAGGGACAAAAGCCTCTTTGAGCACTTAAGACACTTTCAGCTCCTTTTTCCACAAGAGGTCCTGGTGTGGTGATACACGGCGGGGTCACCCACCTGAGTGAGGGCAGAACACTCCACGTATTTGACGGCCTTGAGGTCACGGGCCAGCTTCTCGGCCGTCTCCGGAGTGATGGGCTTCTGTTTGTTCTTGGCGAGCTTCTCGATGGTGGACGGGTCATCTCTCAGGTCGATCTGTGTGCCCACCAGCAGGAAGGGGGTCTTTGGACAGTGGTGGGTGATCTCAGGTACCCACTGAGAATGACAGAAGCAGAGGGTCAGATGCAGGACAGGGGAGAGAGCCCCAGTGACCCACTACACGGGTTACACCAGCTACATCATAACTGTATGGTTACTGCTCCTCCTATGGTGCCTAACCAACCTTTTCTTTGACGTTTTCAAACGAGGAGGGAGAAACGACAGAGAAGCAGACCAGGAACACATCTGTTTGGGGGTAGCTCAGAGGTCGTAATCTATCGTAATCTTCCTGACCTGGTGGGAGACATACTCAGAAAATAAGACTTCATGAAATTCTATAGATTCCACAAATTACATGTTTTGAAGCAGCGGTCATGCTTTGTTACCACTGGAGGGGGTAATTACATTCTACCATTTCTGTATGGGAACTGACAAAGGCAGCAAATCTGCGCACGGTCAGCAAAACCCCGTTCTGCCCTTTGGGTAGAGGACTAGAGATCAGGCTCACGGGGAAGCCGTGGCAGCAGGAACTGTAGCTGCCACTACAACCAGAGACGCTCCTCACACAACTACTGTGGGAGGGGCAGCGCGACccacaaaaataataaataaataaaagtcccACAAATGCCGAGAGTCTCAGGCATCATACAGCAATGGCAGGAAGTCCGGCGGTCACACAGCGGGTCCAGGGGTGAGAGGTGGAGCAGCTGTAGGACCGGCTGACTTCCAGACGCAGGATATACAGGACGTGATGCATCCAACATCCCTCACAAAAACACCAAACGCCCCTCCcaagcacacagccctgcaacAATGACCATGACCAACGACGTCTTCATCACCAATACCGCGCACCGAACCACGAAGAGGCATCCTACACAGAGATCACACCACCACACGGCCACCCACAAGAGTAACACATGTCTGGTCTGGGATCAGAGGTCAGAACGGCGAGCGTACCTGCAGTGTCGAACAGTCCGAGGGTGTAAGGCTCTCCGCCAATCATAACCGTTACTGCATAGTTATCGAACACctgcacacagtcacacacagctcAGCACACGGGCCGGACCGGAACCTGGGCCCAGATTCAACCATCGCCATTCTCCACATTCAACTgactaaaatgttttaaatgttctCTATATTGTGCCTCATGTTATTAACAGGCCACAACACAGAGAGCAAACATTGTGAAGATGAAGGACCCAAGACTGTTAGAGATGTTAAAGCTCAGGTTCATCAAGAGGAAACTGAATTCTCTCTCAATACTTTCATCTTGCTACATAGATATTTCATCATTTCAAGATAAACAGTTAAACACACAGAACTCTTTACACCTTAACAAATTCTAGCTTTTATTTCTAGGACACATTTAGAGGAAGGTGTTGGAGACAGAAGCGATACTCACCGTTGGTACATATTCCGAGGGGAatttgttagttgtgtaggagaTTAATAGACAGGTTTTACCAACAGCACCATCGCCAACCACAACACACTTGATCGTCTGCATAGCTGTGCTTCTTCAGAATCCACTCTTCTCATTCAAGATCTGGAGAACGACAAAAGAGACATTTTACATGCTTCCTAGTAGGTGGGGCTGATGCAGGAAATTAATCACTTGTTTAGTGAAACAGGTGATCACCAGATGTGGGGTGATCCCAGCATGCACTCTGCTGATGCCAGTGAGGGCGGAGAGGCAGGTTCACAGGCCAGCGAGATGATGTGTGTAAAACCACTCAGACCTCCACCCAAATGTGGTGCCATACTTCCCTCCCATTTATTCAACTCCGTCCAACAAATGGGGACATTATGACTAGCCAACGGCAAAACCCACATGCTGGATTTAAActgctattattatttttagtatTATTTCACATGTGGCTTGAATAAAAAAGTCCTCTTCCCTGAGCAGCTACACCACCACCGAGACAAGGACCAACACGAGCAGCTACACCACCACCGAGACAAGGACCAACACGAGCAGCTACACCACCACCGAGACAAGGACCAACACGAGCAGCTACACCACCACCGAGACAAGGACCAACACGAGCAGCTACACCACCACCGAGACAAGGACCAACACGAGCAGCTACACCACCACCGAGACAAGGACCAACATGAGCAGCTACACCGCCACCGAGACAAGGACCAACACAAGCAGCTACACCACCACCGAGACAAGGACCAACACGAGCAGCTACACCAACACAAGCAGCTACACCGCCACCGAGACAAGGACCAACACGAGCAGCTACACCAACACAAgcagcaacaccaccaccaccacgagcAGCTACACCACCACCGAGACAAGGACCAACACGAGCAGCTACACCAACACAAGCAGCTACACCGCCACCGAGACAAGGACCAACACGAGCAGCTACACCAACACAAGCAGCTACACCGCCACCGAGACAAGGACCAACATGAGCAGCTACACCAACACAAGCAGCTACACCGCCACCGAGACAAGGACCAACACGAGCAGCTACACCAACACAAGCagctacaccaccaccaacacgaGCAGCTACACCACCACCGAGACAAGGACCAACACGAGCAGCTACACCAACACAAGCAGCTACACCGCCACCGAGACAAGGACCAACATGAGCAGCTACACCAACACAAGCagctacaccaccaccaacatgaGCAGCTACACCACCACCGAGACAAGGACCAACACGAGCAGCTACACCAACACAAGCAGCTACACCGCCACCAACACGAGCAGCTACACCAACACAAgcagcaacaccaccaccaccacgagcAGCTACACCACCACCGAGACAAGGACCAACACGAGCAGCTACACCAACACAAGCAGCTACACCGCCACCGAGACAAGGACCAACACGAGCAGCTACACCGCCACCAACACGAGCAGCTACACCGCCACCAACACGAGCAGCTACACCGCCACCAACACGAGCAGCTACACCGCCACCAACACGAGCAGCTACACCGCCACCAACACGAGCAGCTCACGCCATGATGAGTTTACACCACAGAAACCAACAGCACGCAGCGTCTCTTTACCAAAGACTGGGCCAGCCAGCAGGCTCCTGAAtcaaagtatgtgtgtgtgtgtaatgcataTAAATCTCCAACTTTTTCACACAGAATTTAAAAGCTGCCTTTCTTACACCGTCTCTGTTGTCATGGCGGAGTATCACTGTTGTGCTTAAACACTTCTGCAACAATCTGCAGGCTACTGTCAAGATCGACACACCAAATATCACTATTACAACAGTCGCATCACTGTTAGAAGAGGggaacacatacacatcaacATGCTTCTCTCATAAACATAAAGCCCACAGGCCACGGACTTTAATACCATGCAGTTAAAAACCAAAGATCAACCAAATatcaaacaaaataataaaagaaaaaaaaacaaaaaaacaaaaacaatcgtGAAAATCAGCAGCCAACACCAGTGATTTCAGAGGCATTTATAGGTGGTTACTCAGTTGGTCCCACATCAGATCCATGAGTAAAGCACATAGATTGACTCAATTTCATGCAAAAACTACAAAACAATCACTGGCAAATTACTGATTTTTAAAGTCTAAAAATAAATGTGACTGTAGTTTGAATCAAACATCTGTAAAGAAACGTGCCGTCCTTTCACC containing:
- the cdc42 gene encoding cell division control protein 42 homolog isoform X1, encoding MQTIKCVVVGDGAVGKTCLLISYTTNKFPSEYVPTVFDNYAVTVMIGGEPYTLGLFDTAGQEDYDRLRPLSYPQTDVFLVCFSVVSPSSFENVKEKWVPEITHHCPKTPFLLVGTQIDLRDDPSTIEKLAKNKQKPITPETAEKLARDLKAVKYVECSALTQKGLKNVFDEAILAALEPPEPKKKPKCVLL
- the cdc42 gene encoding cell division control protein 42 homolog isoform X2, producing the protein MQTIKCVVVGDGAVGKTCLLISYTTNKFPSEYVPTVFDNYAVTVMIGGEPYTLGLFDTAGQEDYDRLRPLSYPQTDVFLVCFSVVSPSSFENVKEKWVPEITHHCPKTPFLLVGTQIDLRDDPSTIEKLAKNKQKPITPETAEKLARDLKAVKYVECSALTQRGLKNVFDEAILAALEPPETQRKRKCCIF